Within Halonatronomonas betaini, the genomic segment GAGTTCATCAGCTGCCAGCATATCGTGGGTGGTAATAAAGACAGTCTGGCCCTGGTCTTTCTTTTCCTGAATCAGTTTCCTGACATTTTTTCTATTCATTGGGTCCAGGCCTGATGTCGGTTCATCCAGAAAAAGGATAGCCGGTTTATTTAAAAAGGCCCGGCAGAGATTTAACCGCATCTTCATTCCCTTGGAGAAGTTCTTGACTGGTTCATCAGCAACCTCAGCCAGGCCGACCAGCTCGAGCAATTCAAGAGCCGGTTCGCATTCCTTTGCAAATAGCCCGGCAAAAAACTCCAGGTTCTCCCTGGCAGTAAACCGGTTATAAAGATTGGGCAGCTCAAAGGATACCCCGATATTTTCAAAAAAGTCATTTTTGATGCCAGCAATCTCCTGGCCATTGACCTGCACCGAGCCCTGATAATCCTTTAGAATACCGGTAATAATCTTCTGGGTTGTGCTTTTTCCAGCCCCTGAAGGCCCTAAAAAGCCAAAGATCTCACTTCTGTCAATCCTGAAATTCAAATCTTTAATTGCCGGCCTGTCAGCACCAGGGTAACTATAGGTTAAATCTTTAACCTCAATCATCAAATCAGCTCCTATTCCTTGATTAATCCTCTGCTAATTAAGTCAATTAAAAGTTCAATCGTATCAGGATAGATCTCTTCGCCAATCTCCTCACGATGGAGGGTTAAAAGAAATAGAGATCTCAATAAACCTGAAATAACTTCTGGTTTTTCCTCGATCATTTTATCCTTCTCCTGAAGAGAGGTGATAAGGGGCATTAATTTTTCAGTATCACTTTTAATATGATCTTCAATTTTTTCTTCAGGTAGTTTCCTAACTATCTGCTGATATTCTCGCTGATTTTGATATAGCCTCTTGATCAGTTGATTTTTATCGATCAGCTGAAAACCCTTCATCAGAAAATCTTTAAAGCTTTGAGCTGTAATTTCGCCTTTAAAAATATTCGAATCCAATATTTCTTTCTGGATTTTTTCTTCCTCTGCCTCTAAAATTGTAAAATATAATTCCTCCTTTGAGCTGTAAAATGAATAGAATGAGCCCTGGGAGATTCCTGCAGCTTCAGTTATATCTTTGATTCCAGTCTTTTTAAGGCCAAACCTGCTAAATAATTCCTGACCAGCCTCAATCAACTTATCATTTATCATGTTCTTTTCAGCTTCGCTAAAGGCCTTGGGCATTCTGGCCACCTCCAATTATATAATGTATGAATGAATTTAATTTATGTTCATTGATATTTTTAATATATCATATTAAATCAATTAAGTCAATATCAATAGCCATACGAATAGGTGGTTACTTTTCCAGTCTAAAATTATATAATATAACTGTAATAATCTAATATTTAACCTGAATATATTCAGGTACAAATCATTATTTGGATAATATTTAATCAAAGATACGCTGTAATAGAATTGAAACTGGGTTGGTACTGGGTTGATACTGGGTTGGTACTGGGGTGGTACCGAGGAGATACCGGGGAGAGATTGGAGGAAAGGTATCTTCAAAAATAACTTATTATGGAGTGAGATAAAGATGAATATCAAAAAATTGCTAGAACTTTCTAAGAAGCCGGAGATATTTACAAGGTCTGATCTAGATTTCTGGGACGACTGGCATATCTCTAAACAGATGCTTAATGCTCACCTTGATCCTGATTGTGATGCTGCCAGCAGGAACTTTGAAACGATTTCCAGCTCAATTAACTGGCTTGTTGAAGAGATTTTGCCTGATCATGCTCATGGGACAGGACTTCTGGATCTTGGCTGTGGCCCTGGATTATACGCTGCTGAGCTGGCCAGGGCTGGCTACAGAGTTACCGGGATTGATTATTCCAGGAGATCGATAGATTATGCCAGGGAAGAGGCTGCAGCAGAGGGTTTAGAGATCGAATATATTTATCAGAACTACTTAGAGATCGATTATCAGGAAGAGTTTGATGTAATTATGCTGATCTACTGTGATCTAGGGGCTCTGACAGATAAAGAAAGAGACCACCTTTTAAATAGGGTTTATCAGGCATTAAAACCTGGAGGCCTTTTTATTTTTGATGTCTTTTCAGATAAGAATCGAGATGAAAGCTCAACAAGAAGGAGCTGGGAAATCAATGACGGAGGGTTCTGGCATCCTGAGCCCCACCTTGCACTGACAGAAACCTTCCTCTATCAAAAGAATGATACTTTTCTGGATCAGACTATTGTAATGACTGAGTCTGGAGAGATTAACTTATATAGAATTTATGATCATTTTTATACCAGGGATTCAGCAGTAACACTACTGGATAGCCATGGGTTTAAAGATCATGAATTTTATTCTGATCTGACTGGTAAGAGTTATTCAAATCAGTCAGAGACGATTGCTTTAGTAACTAGAAGATAGAAGTGCTATAAATATAGAAGGGGGATTTTAATGGAACCAGATAAAATTATCATTGAAGAAGCTTCCTCATTAAACTATCTTTTTAAGGGCCAGTTTATCCATCTGGTATTTCAAATAATTATAGCTGCAATAACCTGGTTTTTAGCAGAAACAGCTTTAAGTCAGGGAAGTTGGCTAGGTCAATCTGATAGAACCTGGCTTATACTTGGAATAATGGTATTTTTCTTCCATCAAATTATTGTAGCTCTGGTTTTTAGGTTGCAGCTTGGGCAGGCTTTATTTACCAGGCTGTTTGGCCGGCTGGACTTACTGGTCTGGGGGATCATCTTTTTCCCGTTTTTAGCTGCCCGTCCATTTACCGTCATGGCTCTTGCCAGAGCCAGTCAGAATACATTAAATATTAATTTGTTCTTTGCCAGATTTCTGGCCATATTACTTATAATTCCGGCTGGCTATACACTCTGGTCAGTCCTGAGATATTTTGGCTTAATTCGGGCTTTAGGTGGCGATCATTTTAGGGTGAAGTATCGGAAGATGGGACTGGTCAAAGAGGGAGCTTTTAAATACACAGATAATGCCATGTATCAATTTGCCTTCTTGCTTTTATGGGCAATAGCATTATATTTTAGATCATATCCGGCTTTGCTGCTTACGATTTCACAGCATCTTAGCATCTGGTCTCTGTATTACTGTATTGAGAAACCTGATCTTGATCTGCTGTATTAATAAAATTTACTTTATTTTAAAGATTATTTGTATATGCAGAAAAAATATCTTGACTTTATTCAATATTGATGGTACTATAGTACCAGTCAACATGCAAATATTGGCAAACCTGTTGTGAAACAGGGACGCAAAACCCTGGATCTTATGTCTTAATAAGACTGCCTGGTTGCTGCTTTAGAAATTCAAAGCATCAATCAACTGGTCCCTGGACCAGTTTTTTTTATATTAAAATGTTCGAAAATTATCAAAGTATTGTTACACAGCTTTAATATTTGAATCTGTTTTAAATTATAGCTATAGGATGGTGTTACTGGCATGAATAATAATTTAGCTTTTAAAAAAATTATCGATAGTGTTGATGAAATTATAGGTATTCAATATCCAGATCATACTATAGATATGTATAATCAGGCAGGCTATGATTATTTAGATTTATCCAAGGAAAAAGTTGTAGGTAAAAAATGTTATGAATTAATAGGAAGAGATTCTGAATGTGATATCTGTGCAGCAAAACAAACTCTAAAGAGTAAAAAATTAGAATCAGTTGAAAAGTACATTCCTGAAAAGGATACCTATATAAAATCAATTACTGCCCCAATCTTTGATGAAAACGGCGATATTATTAGGATAATTGAATGTATTAAAAATATAGCATATCAAGAAAGTAGGGAAGAAATTGAGCAATTAAAAGAATTATTAGATAAACTAGTTAATAAATCTCCAGGGATGACATATCAATTCAAATTACTTCCTGATGATTCTTATACTTTTCCCTATATCTCAGAAGGTATAAAAGAACTTTTAGGCATTTCTTATAAAGAAACAAAAGACAATCCTGATAAGGCTCTTTCTTATGTTCATAATAAAGATTATGATCGAATAGTCCAGGAACTTAATAAATCTGCCAAAAACCTCTCAGTCTGGAGTGAAGAGCTAAGGATTATTTTGCCAGATCAAAATGTAAGATGGATAGAATCTATTGCAATG encodes:
- a CDS encoding ABC transporter ATP-binding protein — its product is MIEVKDLTYSYPGADRPAIKDLNFRIDRSEIFGFLGPSGAGKSTTQKIITGILKDYQGSVQVNGQEIAGIKNDFFENIGVSFELPNLYNRFTARENLEFFAGLFAKECEPALELLELVGLAEVADEPVKNFSKGMKMRLNLCRAFLNKPAILFLDEPTSGLDPMNRKNVRKLIQEKKDQGQTVFITTHDMLAADELCDRIAFIVDGKIAIIDSPRELKLHHGRKQIEIGYKNNGNLIESQFDLKGLWSNQEFIELLKEDRIETIHSQEASLEDVFIRITGRELR
- a CDS encoding TetR/AcrR family transcriptional regulator: MPKAFSEAEKNMINDKLIEAGQELFSRFGLKKTGIKDITEAAGISQGSFYSFYSSKEELYFTILEAEEEKIQKEILDSNIFKGEITAQSFKDFLMKGFQLIDKNQLIKRLYQNQREYQQIVRKLPEEKIEDHIKSDTEKLMPLITSLQEKDKMIEEKPEVISGLLRSLFLLTLHREEIGEEIYPDTIELLIDLISRGLIKE
- a CDS encoding class I SAM-dependent methyltransferase is translated as MNIKKLLELSKKPEIFTRSDLDFWDDWHISKQMLNAHLDPDCDAASRNFETISSSINWLVEEILPDHAHGTGLLDLGCGPGLYAAELARAGYRVTGIDYSRRSIDYAREEAAAEGLEIEYIYQNYLEIDYQEEFDVIMLIYCDLGALTDKERDHLLNRVYQALKPGGLFIFDVFSDKNRDESSTRRSWEINDGGFWHPEPHLALTETFLYQKNDTFLDQTIVMTESGEINLYRIYDHFYTRDSAVTLLDSHGFKDHEFYSDLTGKSYSNQSETIALVTRR
- a CDS encoding methyltransferase — protein: MEPDKIIIEEASSLNYLFKGQFIHLVFQIIIAAITWFLAETALSQGSWLGQSDRTWLILGIMVFFFHQIIVALVFRLQLGQALFTRLFGRLDLLVWGIIFFPFLAARPFTVMALARASQNTLNINLFFARFLAILLIIPAGYTLWSVLRYFGLIRALGGDHFRVKYRKMGLVKEGAFKYTDNAMYQFAFLLLWAIALYFRSYPALLLTISQHLSIWSLYYCIEKPDLDLLY